In Electrophorus electricus isolate fEleEle1 chromosome 6, fEleEle1.pri, whole genome shotgun sequence, a single genomic region encodes these proteins:
- the cabp7b gene encoding calcium-binding protein 7, translating into MKSECWFAFAAMPVRAVTSRFMYRGLCSIPDILSYRTPVSLPEDEVEEIREAFKVFDRDGNGFISKQELGMAMRSLGYMPNEVELEVIIKRLDMDGDGQVGFEEFVTLLGPKLTTTGMPDKFHGADFDSIFWKCDMQKLTVDELKRLLYDTFCDHLTMKDIENIIMTEESHVNSSECQVDIDTSPMQQVKHTCVRKSLICAFAIAFIISVMLIAANQMLRRGMK; encoded by the exons ATGAAGTCTGAGTGTTGGTTTGCCTTCGCAGCAATGCCAGTGCGTGCCGTGACCTCTAGGTTCATGTACAGGGGACTTTGCTCTATTCCAGATATCCTCTCATACCGGACACCTGTCAGCCTCCCCGAAGACGAAGTAGAGG AAATCCGAGAGGCCTTCAAAGTGTTTGACCGAGATGGGAATGGCTTCATCTCAAAGCAGGAGCTGGGTATGGCCATGAGATCTCTGGGCTACATGCCAAatgaggtggagctggaggttATCATCAAGAGACTGGACATGGATG GTGATGGCCAGGTTGGCTTTGAGGAGTTTGTAACACTTCTCGGGCCCAAGCTCACCACGACTGGCATGCCCGACAAGTTTCACGGAGCAGACTTTGACTCCATATTCTGGAAG TGCGATATGCAGAAGCTGACGGTAGACGAACTGAAGAGACTGCTCTATGACACTTTCTGCGACCACTTGACGATGAAAGACATCGAGAACATCATCATGACCGAGGAGAGCCATGTGAACAGCTCAGAATGCCAAGTTGATATTGACA CAAGCCCCATGCAACAAGTCAAGCACACATGTGTGCGAAAGAGCTTGATTTGTGCCTTCGCCATTGCGTTCATCATCAGCGTCATGCTTattgcagccaatcagatgctCAGAAGAGGGATGAAGTGA